A window of the Isosphaera pallida ATCC 43644 genome harbors these coding sequences:
- a CDS encoding aminopeptidase, producing the protein MDETQVAKWADLLTGYCLAVQPGEAVAIVSELEARPLVEACFRAVIDRGGHPLLRLSLPGLEEYRLLHASETQLSRYPMTLAYEAETVPCRIRIAAEIDTRSMAQVDPRRQAIRDRALGNLRELSRRNRWVITQYPTAAYAAEANMTLEDYTNYVARSMFLDQPDPAEAWRDLGRRQAGLIKFMTGARTVRIEGDDTDLTFSVAGRTWINSDGRRNMPSGEIFTGPIEESIQGRLRSTFPVCRDGRRLEGIELEFRDGVVVHARAQAEEAYLLSMLDLDPGARRLGEFGIGLNSGIDRFTGSILYDEKIGGTVHLALGQSYPETGGVNESSLHWDLILDLRSKGRITVDDRVVMENGRWYVG; encoded by the coding sequence ATGGACGAGACCCAGGTGGCCAAGTGGGCCGACTTGTTGACCGGGTACTGCCTGGCAGTTCAGCCAGGGGAGGCCGTGGCGATTGTCTCAGAGTTGGAGGCCCGCCCGCTGGTCGAAGCCTGCTTCCGCGCGGTGATTGACCGAGGCGGTCATCCATTGTTGCGCCTGAGCTTGCCGGGGCTGGAGGAATACCGCCTGCTCCACGCCAGCGAGACTCAATTGAGCCGCTATCCAATGACGCTGGCTTACGAGGCCGAGACAGTCCCCTGCCGCATCCGCATCGCCGCCGAGATCGACACCCGCTCAATGGCCCAGGTCGATCCCCGCCGCCAGGCGATCCGCGACCGCGCTTTGGGGAACCTGCGGGAACTGAGCCGCCGCAACCGCTGGGTCATCACCCAATACCCCACTGCCGCCTATGCCGCCGAAGCCAACATGACGTTGGAGGACTACACCAATTACGTGGCCCGCTCAATGTTTTTGGACCAGCCCGACCCCGCAGAAGCCTGGCGCGACCTGGGCCGTCGTCAGGCCGGCCTGATCAAGTTCATGACCGGTGCCCGCACGGTCCGCATCGAGGGCGACGACACCGATTTGACCTTCTCGGTGGCTGGGCGAACCTGGATCAACTCCGATGGCCGTCGTAACATGCCCTCGGGTGAAATCTTCACCGGACCCATCGAGGAGAGCATCCAGGGGCGGCTTCGCTCCACCTTCCCGGTCTGCCGCGACGGGCGACGCTTAGAGGGGATCGAACTGGAATTCCGCGACGGTGTCGTGGTCCACGCCCGCGCCCAGGCCGAGGAGGCGTATCTGCTCTCGATGCTCGACCTTGACCCCGGCGCGCGTCGTCTGGGCGAATTCGGCATCGGTCTCAACTCCGGGATCGACCGCTTCACCGGTAGCATCCTCTACGACGAAAAAATCGGCGGCACCGTCCACCTCGCCCTCGGCCAAAGCTACCCCGAGACCGGCGGCGTCAATGAATCGTCGCTCCACTGGGACCTCATCCTCGACCTCCGCTCCAAGGGACGAATCACGGTCGATGATCGCGTGGTCATGGAAAACGGCCGTTGGTATGTTGGTTGA
- a CDS encoding aminotransferase class IV, protein MTASLIQDRPAPHPIWRAGRIRYESALALPIEDRTLEHGLGLFETVRTWRGEPRLWARHRRRLLDSAQRLGLPLDPADLPSAADLIQLVHACRSPQVSPQADAALRVNVSGGGDRPGSCLVWATLRQWLDPDPFGLSPHDQDAWMTRPGLILDISAVSLGRVDPLARFKTLNYWTRRWVFEHRAPGSDEVIVADTDGLWLEASRSNLFWVRGQTLFTTATDRPILPGVMRGLVLEVAGRLWKIEECAGLDPTTELACVDELFLTNAARGLMPVAAILGRWRAPQGERPGPVASALAQAIRESLSNQSINGEID, encoded by the coding sequence GTGACTGCCTCCCTAATTCAAGACCGTCCCGCTCCCCACCCCATTTGGCGCGCAGGGCGAATCCGCTATGAATCGGCCCTCGCGCTCCCAATTGAGGACCGCACATTGGAACACGGGTTGGGTCTGTTCGAGACCGTCCGCACCTGGCGGGGAGAACCGCGGCTTTGGGCGCGTCATCGCCGGCGTTTGCTCGATTCAGCCCAACGTCTGGGCCTTCCGCTCGATCCCGCCGACCTGCCGAGCGCCGCTGACCTGATCCAACTCGTCCACGCCTGCCGAAGTCCGCAGGTCTCCCCTCAGGCCGACGCAGCGCTCCGGGTTAACGTTTCCGGTGGGGGGGATCGTCCCGGTTCCTGTCTGGTCTGGGCCACCCTGCGACAATGGCTGGACCCTGACCCGTTCGGCCTGAGTCCCCACGACCAAGATGCCTGGATGACCCGTCCGGGTCTGATCCTGGACATCTCGGCCGTCAGCCTGGGCCGCGTCGATCCCCTCGCCAGGTTCAAGACCCTCAACTATTGGACCCGACGCTGGGTCTTCGAACATCGCGCTCCAGGGAGCGACGAGGTAATCGTTGCCGACACGGATGGGCTTTGGTTGGAGGCGTCGCGGTCCAATCTGTTTTGGGTCCGGGGCCAAACCCTCTTCACCACCGCAACCGACCGCCCAATCCTGCCCGGCGTGATGCGCGGTCTGGTCTTGGAGGTCGCCGGGAGACTCTGGAAGATCGAGGAGTGCGCTGGGCTGGATCCGACCACCGAACTCGCTTGCGTTGATGAACTCTTCCTGACCAACGCCGCGCGCGGACTGATGCCAGTGGCCGCGATTCTGGGACGCTGGCGAGCACCTCAAGGCGAGCGTCCCGGCCCGGTTGCCAGCGCGCTGGCTCAGGCGATCCGTGAATCGTTGTCCAACCAGTCGATTAACGGAGAGATTGATTGA
- a CDS encoding Nif3-like dinuclear metal center hexameric protein, whose protein sequence is MTTNTIAEPTSEPLRVRDLTCWLERFAPLSLAEDWDNVGLLMGDPDAPVTRVMTCLTVTPQTAAEAIADQIDLIVSHHPILFRGIKRLRADRGDTGFLWTLARAGVAVYSPHTAFDNCPGGINDELAQRLGLNDVRPLRPPAATEQFKLVVFTPESDLEPVRRAAAQAGAGVIGDYTFCSFELRGRGTFLGGDATNPTIGQAGRLETVEEVRLEMVCPPERVDEVVRAVIQAHSYEEPAYDLVKLHTPGRGPGVGRIGTLDESHTLESLAAHVARVLGLPKVELAGDPTRPARTLAIMCGAGDDVLGDARRAGADALLTGEARFHRGLEAFQEGIGLILAGHYATERPGVERLAARLSEAFPTLRVHAARRERDPFQSVAARPRTA, encoded by the coding sequence ATGACGACCAACACGATCGCCGAACCCACGAGCGAACCGCTCCGTGTGCGCGACCTGACCTGCTGGCTGGAACGGTTCGCTCCGCTTTCGCTGGCCGAGGATTGGGACAACGTCGGCCTGCTCATGGGCGACCCCGACGCGCCCGTGACTCGTGTGATGACCTGTTTGACCGTCACTCCCCAAACTGCCGCTGAGGCGATCGCCGATCAGATCGATCTCATTGTGAGTCATCACCCGATCTTGTTCCGCGGTATCAAACGGTTGCGGGCCGACCGCGGCGACACCGGATTCCTCTGGACCTTAGCCCGCGCGGGGGTTGCGGTGTACTCGCCCCACACCGCCTTTGACAACTGCCCGGGAGGGATCAACGATGAACTCGCGCAACGTTTGGGCTTGAACGACGTGCGGCCATTGCGGCCTCCGGCCGCCACCGAGCAATTCAAACTGGTCGTCTTCACTCCCGAGTCTGACCTAGAGCCAGTACGCCGCGCCGCGGCCCAGGCCGGCGCGGGGGTGATTGGTGACTACACCTTTTGCTCGTTTGAGCTCCGGGGTCGGGGAACGTTCTTGGGAGGAGATGCCACCAACCCGACCATCGGCCAGGCCGGGCGACTCGAAACCGTCGAGGAGGTTCGCCTGGAGATGGTTTGTCCGCCCGAACGGGTGGATGAGGTGGTGCGTGCCGTGATTCAGGCCCACTCATATGAGGAGCCAGCTTATGACTTGGTGAAGCTCCACACGCCGGGCCGCGGTCCCGGTGTGGGGCGAATCGGTACACTGGACGAATCCCACACCCTGGAATCCCTGGCCGCCCATGTCGCGCGGGTTTTAGGACTTCCCAAGGTCGAACTGGCGGGCGATCCAACGCGACCCGCGCGAACTTTGGCGATCATGTGCGGTGCGGGGGACGATGTCCTGGGCGACGCCCGACGCGCTGGGGCCGACGCGCTATTGACCGGCGAGGCGCGGTTCCATCGCGGGCTGGAAGCGTTCCAGGAAGGCATCGGCCTGATCCTCGCGGGCCATTATGCCACTGAGCGCCCCGGCGTCGAACGCCTGGCCGCGCGTTTGTCCGAGGCCTTTCCAACCCTTCGGGTTCACGCCGCGCGACGCGAACGCGATCCGTTTCAAAGCGTCGCGGCGCGGCCGAGGACGGCGTGA
- a CDS encoding DEAD/DEAH box helicase: MATCSWIVPEPPTIATTEADDPLDAFLPPVRIWFQRCFAEVTPPQRLGWPVIRAGRHALIVAPTGSGKTLAAFLAALDHLWRHPAAGSGTRILYISPLKALNADVARNLEAPLDGILAVAEEQGTPLPRLTLGVRSGDTPPDARRRMRIKPPDLLVTTPESLNILLTSKAREGLRTVEYVIVDEIHALLNDKRGVFLALLLERLEALRAGPFVRIGLSATVRPLETAARFLGGHTTDPTNPTRLVPRPVAIVDAGQRRQLDLEVILPSERTAAKSRGDVPRAHGSRRGESLAERSIWPSLERRLLEWIDQHRSTLIFANNRRVVERLAARLNERHQDQDASTKSREAGASWNSASLLVRAHHGSLSLEQRRATEEELKAGRLKAVAATASLELGIDMGAIDLVCQIESPGRVSRALQRVGRAGHVVGASSKGKLIAKTRGDLLEAAALVKLMKEGQVEPTRPPRNCLDVLAQQIVAIVAGGPIEVRAVYDLVRRADPYVALSEAAFESALNLVTGRFDVAALRDFRARVVWDRIHNRLHPLPGSARLAIVNGGAIPETGQYPVRLGGNGPRLGELDEEFVLERRVGETFSLGTSTWRIEAIEPHGVVVAPASGQAAFVPFWRGEGSGRSRELGAEVGRITRWLAGVRPGSPEEAHALEILRRDHDLESHAAWALLRYVRRQVQQAGVAPDDQTILIEAFLDPTGETGLAVLSPWGSAIHHALRLVLISLIRERLGIEAASLHGDDGVLIRLPGTDQPPLDLLTRLTAAEARQRLLDELAESPLFGMRFRQNAGRALLMPRPHPGRRSPLWLQRLRAKDLLQVARGFPDFPIVLETHRQCLEEDLDLPGLTQLLDDLQAGRVRLATHRSVSGRPSPFASGLIHQFQSTFLYEWDQPVGHRRGGGRRGRNSADRFERAAQTRSGDLDPITLELIDDLAAQRVEDRLRDGGQPPRVIEETAQRLQRMGDLLPHELVGAMAAHLADLEAQGRAVRFPLRAGDAWIAAEDWPLYHAAFQAGRVGDGNGDDDARRAETARETILLRHLRTRSLVGLDDLVARYPLDAAEATDLLERFAREGRLVKLREVPSDDASHPTNPRFADPANLEAIRRVTLALKRREAVAVAPEVFADFIARRQFVHPATRLTMSFADPSSLRDDPEHDPLDRVLVMLQGVHADWPTWKTCLLPGRIAGFRADWLGDRLASWGWRWRARPQADVRDGPGLNNALVALVDQEFLGMLNEADAHHAADDPANPAGADPVANEVWETLKGRGASFVDDLALLLGREPSRVRRALRDLAARGMVSNDRLEPLEEGDLPTPSLADSQSVWRGGARRGGWRIGAETRRRLRGRTEGRWFALTVETPSQRDPESRWDRWIEALLTRYGVLTRELAALCPQAPPWRELAARLDRLEWRGEVRRGHFVEGLSGPQFADPQAWNQLSAHRPDPDDTPFLIAAVDPANLYGTGAPFDLPLAAREGGAWASFARHRGHWLVLRGGRPVLLIEQEGKTLTAPPSASESECRAALELFAGLPTTSHSRAHARLRVERFNGAPVRQSIAEGWLKALGFVPDPPGLTLFRVH; the protein is encoded by the coding sequence ATGGCAACTTGCTCTTGGATCGTACCAGAGCCCCCCACCATCGCAACCACCGAGGCGGACGATCCCCTTGACGCCTTCCTACCGCCGGTGCGGATCTGGTTCCAACGCTGTTTTGCCGAGGTCACGCCTCCTCAACGTCTGGGCTGGCCCGTGATTCGGGCGGGGCGTCACGCCTTGATCGTCGCGCCCACCGGCTCGGGCAAGACTCTGGCCGCCTTCCTCGCGGCACTCGATCATCTTTGGAGACATCCCGCCGCGGGTTCAGGGACGCGGATCCTTTACATCTCGCCCCTCAAGGCGCTCAACGCCGACGTGGCCCGCAACCTGGAGGCCCCGCTCGACGGCATCCTCGCGGTGGCCGAAGAACAAGGGACGCCGCTTCCCCGCCTGACCCTGGGCGTCCGAAGCGGCGACACCCCACCCGACGCGCGCCGCCGCATGCGAATCAAGCCCCCTGATCTGCTCGTCACCACGCCTGAGTCGTTGAACATCCTTCTGACCTCGAAGGCCCGCGAGGGACTCAGGACCGTCGAATACGTCATCGTCGATGAGATTCACGCGCTTCTGAACGACAAGCGTGGCGTCTTCCTCGCGCTTCTGCTGGAACGTTTGGAGGCGCTTCGCGCTGGTCCCTTCGTGCGGATTGGGTTGTCGGCGACGGTTCGACCGCTGGAGACCGCCGCGCGATTCCTGGGCGGTCACACCACCGACCCAACCAATCCGACTCGCCTGGTTCCGCGACCCGTCGCCATCGTGGACGCCGGCCAGCGCCGCCAACTCGACCTGGAGGTGATCCTGCCCTCCGAGCGGACTGCCGCCAAATCCCGTGGCGACGTACCACGCGCCCACGGTTCCCGTCGGGGCGAGTCGCTCGCCGAGCGTTCGATCTGGCCATCGTTGGAGCGACGTTTACTCGAATGGATTGACCAACATCGCTCCACACTGATCTTCGCTAACAACCGCCGGGTGGTCGAACGCCTGGCCGCCCGGCTCAACGAGCGACACCAGGACCAAGACGCCTCAACCAAATCACGAGAGGCGGGGGCATCCTGGAACTCCGCATCGCTCTTGGTTCGTGCCCACCACGGCAGCCTCAGCTTGGAGCAACGGCGGGCCACCGAGGAGGAGCTCAAGGCCGGTCGTCTCAAGGCGGTGGCGGCAACGGCCTCGCTCGAGTTGGGCATCGACATGGGGGCGATCGACTTGGTGTGTCAAATCGAATCACCTGGTCGGGTCTCCCGCGCGTTGCAGAGGGTGGGTCGGGCCGGCCACGTCGTAGGGGCCAGTTCCAAGGGCAAACTCATCGCCAAGACCCGAGGCGACCTGCTGGAGGCCGCCGCCTTGGTCAAGCTCATGAAGGAGGGTCAAGTCGAGCCAACCCGCCCGCCCCGCAATTGTCTGGATGTGTTGGCGCAACAAATCGTGGCGATTGTCGCGGGCGGTCCCATTGAGGTTCGCGCGGTGTACGATCTGGTGCGACGGGCTGACCCTTACGTGGCGTTGTCCGAAGCCGCCTTTGAATCGGCCTTGAATCTGGTCACAGGTCGATTCGACGTGGCGGCGCTGCGGGATTTTCGCGCCCGGGTGGTGTGGGATCGCATCCACAATCGTCTGCATCCGCTTCCCGGCTCGGCGCGGTTGGCGATTGTGAACGGCGGGGCGATTCCCGAGACCGGCCAATATCCGGTGCGTCTGGGCGGGAATGGTCCCCGGTTAGGCGAGTTGGACGAGGAGTTTGTGTTGGAGCGTCGGGTCGGCGAAACCTTCAGCCTGGGGACCTCGACCTGGCGGATCGAGGCGATTGAGCCTCACGGGGTCGTCGTCGCGCCGGCGAGCGGTCAAGCGGCCTTCGTGCCGTTCTGGAGGGGCGAAGGAAGCGGGCGCAGTCGGGAACTCGGGGCCGAGGTGGGGCGCATCACCCGCTGGCTGGCCGGGGTTCGTCCCGGCTCGCCTGAGGAGGCCCACGCCTTGGAGATTCTGCGACGCGACCATGATTTGGAATCCCACGCCGCCTGGGCCTTGCTGCGCTACGTGCGCCGTCAGGTCCAACAGGCCGGAGTCGCCCCTGACGATCAAACCATCCTCATCGAAGCGTTTCTCGACCCCACCGGCGAAACTGGCTTGGCGGTCCTTTCCCCCTGGGGAAGCGCAATCCACCATGCTCTGCGTTTGGTTCTAATCAGCCTGATCCGCGAGCGTTTGGGGATCGAAGCCGCCTCGCTTCACGGCGACGACGGTGTGTTGATTCGTCTGCCCGGCACGGATCAACCGCCGTTGGATCTGCTCACGCGCCTGACCGCCGCCGAAGCCCGTCAACGTCTGCTGGACGAACTCGCCGAGAGCCCGTTGTTCGGCATGAGGTTCCGCCAGAACGCCGGCCGCGCCTTGCTGATGCCCCGTCCTCATCCCGGACGACGCTCGCCGCTTTGGTTGCAACGCCTACGCGCTAAGGATCTACTCCAGGTGGCGCGGGGGTTTCCGGACTTCCCCATCGTTCTGGAAACCCATCGGCAATGCCTTGAGGAAGACCTGGACCTTCCCGGCCTCACCCAACTGCTCGACGACCTCCAAGCCGGCCGAGTTCGGTTGGCGACCCATCGCAGCGTCTCGGGCCGCCCCTCGCCATTTGCCTCGGGACTGATCCATCAGTTTCAATCAACATTTTTATACGAGTGGGATCAGCCGGTTGGCCATCGTCGCGGGGGCGGGCGTCGTGGTCGGAACTCGGCGGATCGCTTCGAGCGGGCCGCCCAAACCCGTTCGGGCGACCTTGATCCGATCACGTTAGAACTGATCGACGATCTGGCCGCCCAGCGGGTCGAGGACCGTCTGCGCGACGGTGGACAACCGCCCCGGGTGATTGAGGAGACCGCCCAACGTTTGCAACGCATGGGCGACCTGTTGCCCCACGAACTCGTCGGCGCGATGGCCGCCCACCTCGCCGACCTGGAAGCCCAAGGACGCGCCGTCCGGTTTCCCCTCCGCGCCGGGGACGCTTGGATTGCCGCCGAGGATTGGCCGTTGTATCACGCCGCCTTCCAGGCCGGCCGCGTCGGTGATGGTAACGGCGATGACGACGCTCGACGGGCCGAGACGGCGCGGGAGACGATTCTGTTGAGGCACCTGCGAACCCGTTCGTTGGTTGGTCTGGACGACTTGGTGGCCCGCTACCCGCTGGACGCCGCCGAAGCAACTGACCTGCTGGAGCGTTTCGCGCGGGAGGGACGTTTAGTCAAGCTCCGTGAGGTGCCGAGCGACGACGCTTCCCACCCGACCAACCCCCGTTTCGCCGACCCCGCCAACCTGGAGGCGATCCGCCGAGTCACGTTGGCACTCAAGCGACGGGAGGCGGTGGCGGTGGCTCCCGAGGTCTTCGCCGACTTCATAGCGCGTCGGCAATTCGTCCACCCTGCGACCCGTTTGACGATGAGCTTCGCCGACCCCTCTTCGCTAAGAGACGACCCGGAGCATGACCCGCTGGATCGGGTTCTGGTCATGCTTCAGGGGGTTCACGCCGACTGGCCCACCTGGAAGACTTGCTTGTTGCCAGGGCGGATCGCCGGGTTCCGGGCCGATTGGCTGGGGGACCGGCTCGCTTCTTGGGGTTGGCGATGGCGCGCCCGTCCCCAAGCCGACGTTCGGGATGGTCCGGGATTGAACAACGCGCTCGTGGCGCTCGTGGATCAGGAGTTTCTCGGGATGTTGAACGAGGCGGACGCCCACCATGCCGCAGATGATCCAGCCAATCCTGCTGGGGCCGATCCCGTTGCCAACGAGGTTTGGGAGACGCTGAAAGGTCGCGGAGCCTCGTTTGTGGACGATTTAGCCTTGTTGTTGGGTCGGGAACCGTCGCGGGTTCGAAGAGCGTTGCGCGACCTAGCCGCGCGGGGGATGGTCTCCAACGACCGCCTCGAACCACTGGAGGAAGGGGACCTGCCCACGCCGTCACTCGCAGACTCCCAAAGCGTCTGGAGAGGAGGCGCGCGTCGAGGAGGGTGGCGGATCGGCGCGGAGACGCGCAGACGTCTACGGGGGCGAACCGAAGGCCGTTGGTTTGCCCTGACGGTCGAGACGCCATCCCAACGCGACCCCGAGTCCCGATGGGATCGCTGGATCGAGGCGTTGCTGACACGCTATGGCGTGTTGACTCGGGAACTGGCCGCGCTGTGTCCTCAAGCTCCCCCCTGGCGAGAGTTGGCCGCGCGGTTGGATCGTCTGGAATGGCGCGGGGAGGTGCGTCGGGGACATTTCGTGGAGGGCCTTTCCGGTCCTCAGTTCGCCGATCCCCAGGCATGGAACCAACTTTCGGCCCATCGTCCCGATCCCGACGACACCCCGTTTTTGATCGCCGCGGTTGATCCCGCCAACTTGTATGGAACCGGCGCGCCGTTCGACCTTCCCTTAGCGGCCCGTGAAGGGGGAGCTTGGGCCTCGTTCGCGCGTCACCGCGGCCATTGGTTGGTGCTTCGAGGCGGCCGACCAGTGTTGTTGATCGAGCAGGAGGGCAAAACCCTCACCGCTCCCCCCTCGGCCTCGGAGTCGGAATGCCGGGCCGCCCTGGAACTGTTCGCCGGCTTGCCCACGACGTCCCACTCCCGAGCCCACGCCCGGCTGCGGGTCGAACGGTTCAACGGCGCTCCGGTCCGCCAATCGATCGCTGAGGGTTGGCTCAAGGCGTTGGGCTTCGTGCCCGATCCCCCCGGCTTGACCCTCTTCCGAGTTCACTGA
- a CDS encoding NAD-dependent epimerase/dehydratase family protein has product MTGSILMTGGAGCIGSWVAKLLLEDDRPVTILDLKPDTRRLSWIVDDPKIISKVKFVQGDVADVETVIAAAEGCGAEAILHLAGLQVPVCRADPLMGARVNVLGTLAVFEAARRSQGRIGRVVYASSAAVHGIDPDGLAERGNQSELGPVADDARLTPTTHYGAFKVCNELNARVYWLEHRLTSIGLRPWTVYGVGRDFGLTSEPTSAILAAAAGRPFAISYGGLQDLQYVRDVAAAFLAAVDRPFQGAEAFNVRGEVVPIERFVATLEEVVPEAKGTITHGVAPLPIAPDLDASGLARALGPLPRTSLAEGIRATYERFQRLLAEGRISA; this is encoded by the coding sequence ATGACGGGGTCCATCCTGATGACGGGGGGCGCGGGCTGCATCGGTTCATGGGTCGCCAAGCTGCTGTTGGAAGACGATCGCCCGGTGACGATCCTCGACCTGAAACCCGACACCCGCCGCTTAAGTTGGATCGTGGACGATCCCAAGATCATCTCCAAGGTGAAATTTGTCCAGGGCGACGTGGCAGACGTGGAGACTGTCATCGCGGCCGCCGAGGGGTGCGGAGCCGAAGCGATTCTCCACTTGGCCGGGTTGCAAGTGCCGGTCTGTCGCGCCGATCCGTTGATGGGCGCGCGGGTCAACGTGCTGGGCACCCTCGCGGTTTTCGAGGCGGCGCGACGCTCGCAAGGCCGGATCGGCCGGGTGGTTTACGCAAGTTCAGCAGCGGTCCACGGTATCGATCCCGACGGCCTGGCGGAACGAGGGAACCAGAGCGAACTCGGCCCGGTAGCCGACGATGCCCGTTTGACCCCGACGACCCACTATGGCGCGTTCAAGGTCTGCAACGAGTTGAACGCGCGGGTCTACTGGTTGGAACATCGTCTGACGAGCATCGGTTTGCGTCCCTGGACGGTGTACGGGGTGGGCCGCGACTTCGGCCTGACCAGTGAACCGACCTCCGCGATCCTGGCCGCGGCGGCAGGCCGTCCGTTCGCCATTTCCTATGGAGGATTGCAAGACCTTCAATACGTCCGCGACGTGGCGGCCGCCTTCCTGGCGGCGGTCGATCGTCCGTTTCAAGGAGCCGAGGCGTTCAACGTGCGGGGCGAAGTCGTACCGATCGAGCGGTTCGTCGCCACCCTGGAGGAGGTGGTTCCCGAGGCGAAAGGCACGATCACGCACGGGGTCGCCCCCTTGCCAATCGCGCCCGATCTGGACGCCTCGGGACTTGCCCGCGCCCTTGGTCCCCTGCCCCGAACCTCGCTGGCCGAGGGCATCCGCGCCACCTACGAACGGTTTCAGCGGCTGCTGGCCGAGGGCCGGATTTCGGCGTGA